A stretch of DNA from Oryza brachyantha chromosome 4, ObraRS2, whole genome shotgun sequence:
CAGTCCAAAGAAACGTCGTTGAAGCCCACTAGTATCTCTTGTGCACTGTGGTTCGGTCCAAAGACACCGCAGCCGCAGAGATCAACGCCCGTCCTTTAAGGTCCAAACTAGCCCATTAAAGTGTCAGTGCAACTATTCAGCTAATGACGAGAGGACACATCGACAGATCGGTCAGGATATTCCATGCTACTCTGTACTTGACTACTTTAGGTACAGATATATACAGCCGAAAGAGAAATACACTAGTAGGCACTTTGCTATCAGTTCTAATACTACATTTATTTTGTCTCAGATTATTTATCGGTTTTGTGTATGTGTTTTCTAAacaactaaataatatatttttttaataaaaaatttatatataaaagtatatcgTCTTATCTTTGTagagtagtttttttaaattttgtattagttaattttatcatttgtactattaaatagctattaaaaaattagataatcttttatcctTCATCAAGCAAAAGAGTACAATATAACGGATGATTTGAGTGTTTAACaatatatctataatatatactccctctatttcatattacaagACCTTTtagatttgtctagattcatccatgtattaatgtatatggtttgcattagcacacgtaTAAATCTAGTCAAGACCAGAGAGTCTTATAATGTGGTACAGAGAGAATACTTTGTATCACTTCTTAATAGCACTACAAGTCATCTACTActtccgtcccataataaccttatttttcgtttttccgtgtttaacgtttgaccattcgtcttatttgaatttttttgtgattaatatttttattgttactagatgataaaatatgaatagtactttatacgtgggtttttgtataaaattttcaaataagacgaatggtcaaacgttggataaggaaaaacgaaaaataagattattatgggatggaggtagtaaatGTATTTTGAATGGCACGTACATACCGTAGAATACATAATTCACCGTTACGTTTGAGTGTTATCAGCtgttttatgttaaaaatacGTGTTATCAAGCTACtgagaatatttttaatatgggACTACTACTCTGAAATCGAAGTGCAGCCAGGCACTAAGGCCGAGTTTGAACTCGAAGTGCCAGCCTACCAACTGAATGTATAGGGATGTCttcttttttagatgaaaatgtgtttttagatgaaaaataaaagattaactTAGtcatttaatgatataaataatgaaattaactattatgagttgaaaaaaactactttagaaatatgatatgatgaaattctatatatacatgttttaaaaCCATAACATTTAATAGTTTGGAAAACATGTGCACAAAGTCAAGAAATAATCTAGGGACAAGCCGGAAAAAGAATACCACATGACTACTTCAAATTAATGAACTCACAATTTTCCTAATGAAGGGGCAGATTAATTGCTAGTACAATATTAGCGCTACAGCATGTACCAATGGTTTGTCTTACTGTAAATGAATAGTGTCTCCATGAATCTCAACTCTTGAATGTGATTTTAGACAGCCCTAGAATgattttagagcaagttcaatggtatagccaactattagctataatttatctatagttaatctaatagccaattcatataatagttatctacaaaacatcaatacttGGTTCCACAtatcatatacacattttgtCCTAGAGACCGTGTATAggtggctataaattagtagtctacatctcttctctcttccctcttatctctttaaaatatgcttataactgGCTTacagcctgctattgtacctgctcaacaagtttaatagtatagccaactactagctccaattcatctatagtcaatctaatagccaattcatacaatagttacctacaaaacatcaatatatggtcccacatgtcatacacacattttgtcttagagtccgcgtgcagctggctacaaattagtagctcacatctcttctctctcatcttatctctttaaaatatacttagaactggcttatagcctgctattgtacctgctctaagcaggtacaatagcaggctataaaccagctaaatgctgatgtggaagagagaaCAGATGAGAGAGATGggaagctggctataagcttataaccAGCTCaagcacaagaaccaagacagCATATGAGACAGACATGTATGTTCTGCATTaaagatgaagagctaaccattatatgagtGGGCTATAAAAAGATTATAATAAATCTTATAGTcaacttgttggctatattattagtcttgctctaGGTTATCTTCACGCTAAAAGGTAAAAACTGCACTCGAACCGAATCGCAGGGTACCGGTCCAAAAGCGTGGAACTTGGGGCTAAAGTGTGGAACTTGGAGCCCCCTTGCCACACGGCCCAGTCGGCGCTCCAACATTTCTCCGGATAGCCCTCTCTCTACTCTCCAGCTCTCCAAACCCAAGATAATGGGTTTGGCAACATCGAACAAACTAGAGATTCAAACGTCCACTATAAAAAGGCGCCAAATGGAGGGGAGCTGGGAGCCAATCCAAGCGAGCCAAAGATGGCCGCCGCCACGAACCACATGGGCATTGCCCTCCTCGTCGCTCTTGCGGCGGCGCTCTCGTCTCACtgcaccgcctcctccttgcCTCACTATGCCTTCCCGCCAGTCGAGGCACCATCTGAGGCTCCGGCTCCCTACGCCGAGGCGCCATTGATGGAGCAGCATGGAGCTGGGCACGGGAAGCATCACCACCGTGAGCTGTCGCCGGCTGAACCGCCGTCCTACAACACGACGGAGCAGAAGCAccacggccaccaccaccgccgccgccgccaccatgaGCACCATGAGGCCCCACCGGCGCAGCCCCCGTCTCACCAccacacgccgccgccgccacccccaaCTCATCACAAcactccgccgccggctcacccgtcgccaccgcccccAGCTCACTACTCTCCGCCACCCcatccgtcgccgccacctgctcacacctcgccgccgcccccggctCACCACctgccgcccccgccgccgtcccgctACCCGCCGCATACTCCGCCTCCACCACAAAAGTATCCACCGCCAGCTCCCCATGGCAAAgcagcaccgccgccacgtGGCCACAGGAAgttcccgccgccgtctccgcacTCGGTGAGTTTGGCAATGGCGCCCTCGCCATCTTATTTCAGTGCTGATCCACCATCTAATTAAGAGGTGGCTGATCGGCAGCACCTCTGCTCGGTGAGGCATAAGCTAGAATGGAGCATACCTTTGATGGAAGGGACCAGAGTAGCTAAGTAAACTCGAGGTTA
This window harbors:
- the LOC102706555 gene encoding extensin-1-like, with protein sequence MAAATNHMGIALLVALAAALSSHCTASSLPHYAFPPVEAPSEAPAPYAEAPLMEQHGAGHGKHHHRELSPAEPPSYNTTEQKHHGHHHRRRRHHEHHEAPPAQPPSHHHTPPPPPPTHHNTPPPAHPSPPPPAHYSPPPHPSPPPAHTSPPPPAHHLPPPPPSRYPPHTPPPPQKYPPPAPHGKAAPPPRGHRKFPPPSPHSVSLAMAPSPSYFSADPPSN